One Alligator mississippiensis isolate rAllMis1 chromosome 1, rAllMis1, whole genome shotgun sequence genomic window carries:
- the LOC102567265 gene encoding stromelysin-1 — protein MKSLPVLLLAYAVFSYAFPVDIEKKKEEENMKLFKEYVKNYYSSEKDGEPASKWKNNRLVVDKIKKVQQFMGLEVTGKLDSHTMNLIRKPRCGFPDIAEFSTFAGEPKWGKNILTYRILNYTPDLAPQDVDAAVKKAFKVWSSVTPLKFIRTYEGAADIMISFAIREHKDFIPFDGPGGTLAHAFAPGSTIGGDAHFDDEEDWTLKSEGINLFHVAVHEFGHSLGLFHSTHPDALMYPIYRKADLAVFPLHQDDINGIQYLYGKSSNPIENDTEFNWPGEPTGPKEPAVPNACNPELTLDAVTTFRGEIIFFKDKYFWRKHPAIKQVEFNVISSFWSQLSSGIDAAYEITDKDETFLFKGNEFWSVKGDAVLPGYPKKIHALGLSNDIKKIDAALYFANKRKIYYFVDNKIWSYDERRQSMDKKPKLIKNEFPGINGKVDAAFQNKNYYYFFHGKKQFEFDPNAKKVTRVLKTNFWFSC, from the exons ATGAAGAGCCTTCCAGTTCTGCTGTTAGCATATGCTGTATTTTCTTATGCTTTTCCTGTAGAtatagaaaagaagaaagaagaagaaaatatgaaGCTGTTTAAG GAGTATGTGAAAAATTACTACAGCAGTGAGAAGGATGGGGAGCCTGCTTCCAAATGGAAAAACAATAGGCTTGTGGTCGACAAAATCAAAAAAGTGCAGCAATTCATGGGTCTGGAGGTGACTGGAAAACTGGATTCTCATACCATGAACTTAATACGGAAACCTCGATGTGGGTTCCCAGATATAGCTGAGTTCTCCACTTTTGCAGGAGAACCAAAATGGGGGAAAAACATTCTCACATACAG GATATTGAATTACACACCAGACCTGGCCCCACAAGATGTAGATGCAGCAGTCAAAAAGGCATTTAAAGTGTGGAGCAGTGTAACTCCATTGAAATTCATCAGGACATATGAAGGTGCTGCAGATATAATGATCTCCTTTGCAATCAGAG AGCACAAAGATTTTATTCCCTTTGATGGCCCTGGTGGGACTCTTGCTCATGCTTTTGCCCCTGGCTCAACTATTGGTGGAGATGCGCATTTTGACGATGAGGAAGACTGGACCTTAAAATCAGAAG GCATCAACTTGTTTCATGTTGCTGTTCATGAGTTTGGCCATTCACTGGGACTGTTCCATTCTACACATCCTGATGCATTGATGTACCCCATTTACAGAAAGGCTGACCTGGCAGTATTCCCTCTCCATCAGGATGATATTAATGGCATTCAGTACCTCTATG GAAAGTCATCTAATCCCATTGAAAATGATACAGAATTTAATTGGCCTGGAGAACCCACTGGTCCCAAAGAACCTGCAGTGCCAAACGCATGTAACCCTGAGTTGACTTTGGATGCTGTCACCACTTTCCGTGgagaaataattttctttaaagACAA GTACTTCTGGCGCAAACATCCTGCAATCAAACAAGTTGAATTTAATGTAATATCTTCATTCTGGTCACAGCTGAGCTCTGGTATTGATGCTGCGTAtgaaatcactgataaagatgagACGTTCCTTTTTAAAG GAAATGAATTCTGGAGTGTCAAAGGAGATGCCGTGCTGCCTGGATACCCCAAGAAAATCCATGCTCTGGGCCTCTCAAATGATATTAAAAAAATTGATGCAGCCCtttattttgcaaataaaagaaaaatatactaCTTTGTAGATAACAAGATTTGGAG tTATGATGAAAGAAGACAATCCATGGACAAGAAACCAAAACTGATAAAAAATGAATTTCCAGGAATCAATGGAAAAGTGGATGCTGCTTTCCAGAATAAAA ACTACTACTATTTCTTCCACGGGAAAAAGCAATTTGAGTTTGACCCAAATGCCAAGAAAGTTACTCGTGTCTTGAAGACCAACTTCTGGTTTTCCTGTTAA
- the LOC109281824 gene encoding interstitial collagenase: MQLFLGLEVTGKYDDETTKMMKQPRCGMPDIGNYVLTEGHPKWSTNDLTYRIINRTPDMRPADVDEAIKQAFEVWSNVTPLTFRRIEDGEADIMISFQYRDHGDNSPFDGPNGILAHAFQPGLRIGGDVHFDEEETWTKDSRGYSLFNVAAHELGHSLGLSHSTDPGALMFPTYTYVDPKEFHLHQDDINGIQAIYGPSLKPVQPTGHSTPEACNPNLSFDAVATLRGEMLFFKDRFFWRKHPQRMDNGFNIISDFWPTLSSGIQAAYENVEKDQVVVFKESKYWVLNGFDIAYGYPKRIHQLGFPRTVKRINAVFSDENTRKTYFFVNDKYWRYDENTQSMDKGYPRKIIKDFGITGKVDAVFQHEDYIYFFRGTNQYQFDPKTKRVVRILRSNSWFTC; the protein is encoded by the exons ATGCAGTTATTTTTGGGACTGGAAGTGACTGGGAAGTATGATGATGAGACTACAAAGATGATGAAGCAGCCGAGATGTGGTATGCCTGACATTGGCAACTATGTTCTAACAGAAGGGCATCCAAAGTGGTCAACAAATGACTTGACATACAG gaTTATAAACCGCACACCTGACATGAGACCAGCTGATGTGGATGAGGCTATAAAACAAGCATTTGAAGTCTGGAGTAATGTAACACCACTGACATTCAGAAGAATCGAGGATGGAGAAGCAGATATAATGATCTCTTTTCAATATAGGG ATCATGGGGACAATTCTCCCTTTGATGGACCTAATGGGATACTAGCTCATGCTTTTCAGCCTGGCCTCCGGATTGGTGGAGATGTTCACTTTGATGAGGAGGAAACTTGGACAAAAGACAGTAGGG GCTACAGCTTGTTCAATGTTGCTGCCCATGAGTTGGGTCATTCCTTGGGTTTGTCTCATTCTACTGATCCTGGTGCCTTGATGTTCCCAACCTATACCTATGTGGACCCTAAAGAATTCCACCTCCATCAGGATGATATTAATGGCATTCAAGCCATCTATG GACCATCTCTGAAACCTGTTCAACCAACTGGACACTCAACTCCAGAAGCTTGCAACCCTAATTTGTCTTTTGACGCTGTTGCTACTCTGCGTGGAGAAATGTTGTTCTTTAAGGACAG GTTTTTCTGGCGCAAGCATCCCCAGCGAATGGACAATGGGTTCAATATTATTTCTGATTTCTGGCCAACCCTATCATCTGGAATTCAAGCTGcttatgaaaatgttgaaaaagaTCAAGTTGTTGTTTTCAAAG AGAGCAAATATTGGGTTCTCAATGGATTTGATATAGCCTATGGGTACCCTAAAAGAATCCATCAGCTGGGCTTTCCAAGGACTGTTAAAAGAATTAATGCAGTTTTCAGTGATGAGAATACCAGGAAAACATATTTCTTTGTAAATGACAAGTATTGGAG ATATGATGAAAACACACAATCTATGGATAAGGGTTATCCAAGGAAAATAATCAAAGACTTTGGAATAACTGGCAAGGTGGATGCAGTTTTCCAGCATGAag acTATATCTATTTCTTCCGTGGAACAAACCAGTACCAGTTTGATCCTAAGACCAAGCGAGTTGTCAGGATCCTGAGGAGCAACAGCTGGTTTACTTGTTAA